One genomic window of Caenorhabditis elegans chromosome I includes the following:
- the gcy-35 gene encoding Guanylate cyclase domain-containing protein (Confirmed by transcript evidence): MCTPYDVVTLLNDLYLRFDRLVGLHDAYKVETIGDAYMIVGGVPERCENHAERVLNISIGMLMESKLVLSPITHKPIKIRLGVHCGPVVAGVVGIKMPRYCLFGDTVNVANKMESNGIQCKIHVSETGKLNGLKANPSYVFIDRGNTEIRGKGMMYTYFLERNDRKSVWELCSRPRSGEQTIDGYMELHDQSIYQEEGGQQENLTVENGNSAQNNHNNNNNTHHSGRKLMNGSSVDPGSHHIRSPTCTIS, translated from the exons ATGTGTACCCCGTATGACGTTGTTACCCTGCTCAATGACCTTTATCTTCGTTTTGACAGACTTGTCGGAttg cATGACGCGTACAAAGTTGAGACAATCGGTGATGCCTATATGATTGTGGGCGGAGTTCCGGAGCGTTGTGAGAATCATGCAGAGCGAGTTCTCAATATTTCAATCG GAATGCTCATGGAATCCAAGCTTGTTTTGTCTCCAATCACCCATAAACCTATTAAAATTCGTTTGGGCGTTCACTGTGGTCCCGTTGTAGCTGGAGTTGTCGGGATTAAGATGCCAAG GTACTGTCTCTTCGGTGACACTGTCAACGTGGCGAACAAAATGGAATCCAACGGTATTCAATGCAAAATTCACGTCAGCGAGACTGGGAAGCTCAACGGACTGAAAGCTAATCCATCATACGTGTTCATTGACAGAGGAAATACGGAGatcagg GGTAAAGGAATGATGTACACCTACTTTTTGGAACGAAACGATCGGAAAAGTGTATGGGAGTTGTGTTCAAGACCTAGAT CTGGCGAACAAACAATCGACGGATATATGGAGCTTCACGATCAATCGATTTATCAAGAAGAAGGTGGTCAGCAGGAGAATCTGACtgtggaaaatggaaattctgCTCAAAATAACcataataacaataataatacaCATCATTCTGGAAGGAAATTG ATGAATGGATCAAGTGTGGATCCCGGCAGTCATCACATCCGATCACCGACTTGCACAATTTCttaa
- the gcy-35 gene encoding Guanylate cyclase domain-containing protein (Confirmed by transcript evidence) produces the protein MESNGIQCKIHVSETGKLNGLKANPSYVFIDRGNTEIRGKGMMYTYFLERNDRKSVWELCSRPRSGEQTIDGYMELHDQSIYQEEGGQQENLTVENGNSAQNNHNNNNNTHHSGRKLMNGSSVDPGSHHIRSPTCTIS, from the exons ATGGAATCCAACGGTATTCAATGCAAAATTCACGTCAGCGAGACTGGGAAGCTCAACGGACTGAAAGCTAATCCATCATACGTGTTCATTGACAGAGGAAATACGGAGatcagg GGTAAAGGAATGATGTACACCTACTTTTTGGAACGAAACGATCGGAAAAGTGTATGGGAGTTGTGTTCAAGACCTAGAT CTGGCGAACAAACAATCGACGGATATATGGAGCTTCACGATCAATCGATTTATCAAGAAGAAGGTGGTCAGCAGGAGAATCTGACtgtggaaaatggaaattctgCTCAAAATAACcataataacaataataatacaCATCATTCTGGAAGGAAATTG ATGAATGGATCAAGTGTGGATCCCGGCAGTCATCACATCCGATCACCGACTTGCACAATTTCttaa
- the casc-3 gene encoding Protein CASC3 (Confirmed by transcript evidence) → MAAESATTETVEKSGNEESTVEVKVNGEAQNPPQESAKPAESVEDDDEPAPAKKRSGGDSEEKEDEAAEDGPEDGEEKSNLDDDQNVENPAYIPKTGRFYMHDDNRRGDVNNSQVQDDDSDDRRNLKKSRADCDWKHDRFDEKFQRPKTKKQIVTKYGFDIRHKDGTPIQDGEEIDAPAPESTEEESSDARQVSRQQKDRRVSSTTRGKVGKSGTSRRPMKQREREDTVDESKGEEEEDQGVRPAQKRQVKQQEKPRKQKPAAPPSSEENEEDEDDGAIRRGQRRAVPLRRGTTSGPPSRLRGRMSHPMGPPRRSSGAPPSSASNRRPVESSSRGPPPPPSSSSRRDYSHQGDRNDDRFENHRRGVIRGASRGGGTVTRGTGGYGRTGAIRGGVRGSGAPRYGVRRTDTSEQSEGYQRGGSGTDYSSPRPNHQSDRSYQASSTNFRGGSHPHPSANVYPSSRGGYSSNNADYASRGGGGYHGPPQHHNNHHNHQQKRFVQGPPPPMVAVGVVPGNVVPPPQMTRGSTHGGNQHNGGGGGGSGGQQRIRQPTDVVYFDPQQQQGTRQLPPRSKKVIPIVDPKDHQ, encoded by the exons ATGGCGGCCGAGTCGGCGACTACGGAGACGGTTGAGAAGAGCGGAAACGAGGAGTCAACGGTAGAAGTGAAAGTGAACGGTGAAGCTCAG aaccCTCCCCAAGAGTCAGCAAAACCAGCTGAATCAGTAGAAGACGATGATGAGCCAGCTCCAGCCAAAAAGAGAAGTGGTGGAGATTCTGAAGAGAAGGAAG ATGAAGCGGCAGAAGATGGCCCAGAGGACGGTGAAGAGAAATCAAATTTGGATGATGATCAGAACGTGGAAAATCCGGCGTATATCCCGAAAACTGGAAGGTTTTATATGCATGATGATAATCGTAGAGGCGATGTTAATAATTCTCAAGTTCAGGATGATGATAG tgATGACCGCCGAAACCTGAAAAAGAGCCGCGCCGACTGTGACTGGAAGCACGACCGCTTCGATGAGAAATTCCAACGCCCaaagaccaaaaaacaaattgtcaCCAAGTACGGCTTCGATATTCGTCATAAAGACGGTACACCAATACAAGACGGCGAAGAAATCGATGCACCAGCACCTGAATCCACAGAAGAAGAGTCTTCGGATGCTCGACAAGTTTCCCGACAACAGAAGGATCGGAGAGTCTCGTCGACTACGAGGGGGAAAGTCGGAAAGAGTGGAACGTCGAGAAGGCCGATGAAGCAGAGAGAACGAGAAGATACGGTGGATGAGTCAAAGggagaagaagaggaagatcAAGGTGTAAGGCCAGCACAGAAGAGGCAGGTGAAGCAGCAGGAGAAGCCAAGGAAACAGA AACCCGCAGCTCCCCCATCTAGCGAGGAAAACGAAGAAGACGAGGACGATGGTGCAATCCGACGTGGCCAACGACGTGCTGTTCCACTCCGCCGTGGAACCACGTCGGGCCCTCCATCTCGACTCCGTGGACGAATGAGCCATCCGATGGGACCACCACGACGATCATCCGGAGCTCCACCATCTTCTGCTAGCAACAGACGCCCTGTGGAATCTTCATCTCGAggacctccaccaccaccatcatcaTCTTCCCGTCGTGACTATAGCCATCAAGGAGATCGAAATGATGATCGATTCGAGAATCATCGACGTGGTGTTATACGAGGAGCATCCAGAGGAGGAGGCACCGTGACACGTGGCACTGGAGGATACGGTAGAACTGGTGCGATCAGAGGAGGTGTTCGAGGATCTGGAGCACCAAGATATGGAGTAAGAAGAACTGATACTTCAGAACAAAGTGAAGGGTATCAGCGAGGAGGATCCGGTACGGATTACTCATCACCTCGACCAAACCATCAATCCGATCGTTCCTATCAAGCATCTTCAACAAACTTCCGTGGTGGATCCCATCCTCATCCATCAGCCAATGTCTATCCATCATCACGGGGAGGTTATTCCTCAAACAATGCTGATTATGCTTCACGTGGCGGTGGCGGCTACCACGGTCCACCACAACATCACAATAATCACCATAACCACCAACAGAAGCGTTTCGTGCAGGGACCCCCACCACCGATGGTTGCCGTCGGTGTTGTGCCCGGCAACGTAGTCCCACCCCCACAAATGACACGCGGCTCCACACACGGAGGAAATCAACATAAtggaggaggtggtggtggtagtGGTGGACAGCAGAGGATCCGACAGCCCACCGATGTTGTGTACTTTGATCCCCAGCAGCAACAG GGAACCCGCCAACTTCCTCCACGCTCTAAAAAGGTCATCCCAATTGTTGACCCAAAGGATCATCAATAA
- the W08E3.4 gene encoding Major sperm protein (Confirmed by transcript evidence), which produces MEQSNGHKLYVVLDQTFVCFDIDQPKNACQKLKLNSLAGVGPIYWRFLTNAPTRYFITPNQAVLRDDEPIEVCITLYQNKFRPRHEIVLQAASIPECGDFDPKKLFDSPENVQSISLDLGTTIMKIESAVEISKTATDFHTALDASSVIGSDRVDQLKSILNLTKSDTALLESNITQAKQLKITLDAQLQQRKALVDEYKSKLTVLEGSYMRKSAEVQRLQNELQNAQKAHAMKATTAPNEKNQANCSIS; this is translated from the exons ATGGAGCAGTCTAACGGTCATAAGTTGTATGTCGTGTTGGATCAA ACATTCGTGTGTTTCGATATTGATCAACCAAAAAATGCGtgtcaaaagttgaaattgaataGTTTAGCTGGTGTTGGACCAATTTATTGGAGATTTCTG acaaaTGCTCCAACTCGATATTTCATAACCCCAAATCAGGCTGTTTTGCGTGACGATGAGCCGATTGAAGTGTGTATCACACTTTATCAGAACAAGTTCCGACCGAGACATGAAATCGTGCTTCAAGCTGCATCAATTCCAGAATGTGGAGATTTCGACCCGAAA AAACTCTTCGATTCTCCGGAAAATGTCCAATCCATCTCCCTGGATCTCGGCACAACCATCATGAAAATCGAGTCGGCAGTGGAGATTTCAAAGACGGCAACCGATTTTCATACGGCTCTCGACGCGTCTTCAGTGATTGGTTCGGATCGTGTGGATCAGCTTAAGT CGATTCTAAACCTGACGAAAAGTGACACAGCACTGCTTGAATCTAATATAACTCAGGCAAAACAGCTGAAAATCACTTTGGATGCACAATTGCAACAAAg aaaagctcTGGTCGATGAGTACAAGTCGAAACTGACAGTGCTGGAAGGAAGTTACATGCGCAAAAGTGCAGAG GTTCAACGTCTCCAAAACGAGCTTCAAAATGCTCAGAAGGCTCATGCAATGAAAGCCACCACTGCtccaaatgagaaaaatcaagcaaattgctcaatttcttga
- the W08E3.4 gene encoding Major sperm protein (Confirmed by transcript evidence): MEQSNGHKLYVVLDQTFVCFDIDQPKNACQKLKLNSLAGVGPIYWRFLVFKLRCEQPLEYLNFFKTNAPTRYFITPNQAVLRDDEPIEVCITLYQNKFRPRHEIVLQAASIPECGDFDPKKLFDSPENVQSISLDLGTTIMKIESAVEISKTATDFHTALDASSVIGSDRVDQLKSILNLTKSDTALLESNITQAKQLKITLDAQLQQRKALVDEYKSKLTVLEGSYMRKSAEVQRLQNELQNAQKAHAMKATTAPNEKNQANCSIS; encoded by the exons ATGGAGCAGTCTAACGGTCATAAGTTGTATGTCGTGTTGGATCAA ACATTCGTGTGTTTCGATATTGATCAACCAAAAAATGCGtgtcaaaagttgaaattgaataGTTTAGCTGGTGTTGGACCAATTTATTGGAGATTTCTGGTATTTAAGCTCAGGTGTGAGCAGCCTCTGgaatatctgaattttttcaagacaaaTGCTCCAACTCGATATTTCATAACCCCAAATCAGGCTGTTTTGCGTGACGATGAGCCGATTGAAGTGTGTATCACACTTTATCAGAACAAGTTCCGACCGAGACATGAAATCGTGCTTCAAGCTGCATCAATTCCAGAATGTGGAGATTTCGACCCGAAA AAACTCTTCGATTCTCCGGAAAATGTCCAATCCATCTCCCTGGATCTCGGCACAACCATCATGAAAATCGAGTCGGCAGTGGAGATTTCAAAGACGGCAACCGATTTTCATACGGCTCTCGACGCGTCTTCAGTGATTGGTTCGGATCGTGTGGATCAGCTTAAGT CGATTCTAAACCTGACGAAAAGTGACACAGCACTGCTTGAATCTAATATAACTCAGGCAAAACAGCTGAAAATCACTTTGGATGCACAATTGCAACAAAg aaaagctcTGGTCGATGAGTACAAGTCGAAACTGACAGTGCTGGAAGGAAGTTACATGCGCAAAAGTGCAGAG GTTCAACGTCTCCAAAACGAGCTTCAAAATGCTCAGAAGGCTCATGCAATGAAAGCCACCACTGCtccaaatgagaaaaatcaagcaaattgctcaatttcttga
- the snr-2 gene encoding putative small nuclear ribonucleoprotein-associated protein B (Confirmed by transcript evidence), whose amino-acid sequence MTISKNNKMMAHLNYRMKIILQDGRTFIGFFKAFDKHMNILLAECEEHRQIKPKAGKKTDGEEKRILGLVLVRGEHIVSMTVDGPPPRDDDSVRLAKAGGAGGVGQAKPGGRGMPAMPGMPGMPPGGAPGGLSGAMRGHGGPGMAAMQPGYGGPPGGRPF is encoded by the exons ATG actATCTCCAAGAATAATAAGATGATGGCTCATCTCAACTACAGGATGAAGATCATCCTTCAGGACGGTAGAACCTTCATCGGATTTTTCAAGGCTTTCGACAAGCATATGAACATTTTACTCGCAGAGTGCGAGGAACACAGACAAATCAAGCCAAAGGCCGGAAAGAAG accgATGGAGAAGAAAAGCGAATTCTCGGCCTCGTACTGGTCCGCGGAGAACATATCGTCTCGATGACCGTCGACGGACCACCACCAAGAGATGACGATTCAGTGAGACTCGCCAAGGCCGGAGGAGCTGGAGGTGTCGGACAAGCCAAGCCAGGAGGCCGTGGAATGCCAGCTATGCCAGGAATGCCGGGAATGCCACCAGGCGGAGCACCAGGAGGCCTCTCTGGAGCCATGCGCGGACACGGAGGACCAGGAATGGCAGCCATGCAGCCAGGATATGGCGGCCCACCAGGAGGACGTccattctaa
- the ola-1 gene encoding Obg-like ATPase 1 (Confirmed by transcript evidence), whose product MPPKKNVVEEKPALIGRLGTNLKVGILGLPNVGKSTFFNVLTKSEAQAENFPFCTIDPNESRVAVQDDRFDWLVNHYKPASKVPAFLNVTDIAGLVKGASEGQGLGNAFLSHVSACDALFHLCRAFDDDDVTHVEGEVDPVRDLEIISNELFAKDLQFIDGPLDKVEKLFTRANDKTKKIEYDTLVRVKKCLEEKKPVRQELWNEKEIEILNKHLFLTAKPIVYLVNLSEKDYIRKKNKWLPKIKAWIDTNDAGAVLIPFSGAFELKLLDMPEDERQKYLKEQGVTSNLDKIVHTGYKALQLEYFFTSGEDEVKAWTIQVGTPAPKAAGRIHTDFEKGFIMAEVMKVADLIELGDEAKCKAGGKYRQQGKTYIVQDGDVIFFKFNAGAGLQAKKK is encoded by the exons ATGCCTCCAAAGAAGAACGTCGTCGAGGAGAAGCCCGCGTTGATCGGACGTCTTGGTACCAACCTTAAAGTCGGAATTCTGGGTCTTCCGAACGTTGGAAAGTCGACATTCTTCAATGTGCTCACCAAATCCGAAGCACAGGCTGAAAACTTCCCGTTCTGCACCATCGATCCGAATGAGAGCAGA gtaGCCGTCCAAGATGATCGTTTCGATTGGCTTGTGAACCACTACAAGCCAGCTTCAAAGGTTCCAGCTTTCCTGAATGTCACAGATATTGCTGGTCTTGTGAAGGGAGCTTCAGAGGGTCAAGGACTCGGAAATGCTTTCCTTTCTCACGTATCCGCCTGTGATGCACTTTTCCATCTGTGCCGTGCTTTCGATGATGACGATGTTACTCACGTTGAGG gaGAAGTCGATCCAGTCCGTGACTTGGAAATTATCAGCAACGAACTGTTCGCCAAGGATCTTCAATTCATTGATGGTCCACTTGATAAAGTTGAGAAGCTTTTCACTCGTGCCAATGataaaacgaagaaaattgaatacgATACACTTGTCCGAGTGAAAAAGTGTTTGGAAGAGAAAAAACCAGTTCGTCAAGAGCTCTGGAACGAGAAAGAAATCGAAATTCTCAACAAACACCTCTTCCTGACCGCCAAGCCAATCGTTTACTTGGTTAATTTGTCTGAAAAGGATTATATTCGTAAGAAGAACAAGTGGCTTCCAAAGATCAAGGCATGGATCGATACGAATGACGCCGGAGCAGTACTCATTCCATTTTCTGGAGCATTTGAGCTCAAACTTCTCGATATGCCAGAAGATGAGCGTCAAAAATATCTCAAGGAGCAAGGAGTCACGTCGAATCTTGATAAAATTGTTCATACCGGATACAAAGCTCTTCAACTTGAATATTTCTTTACTTCTGGAGAAGATGAGGTGAAAGCATGGACAATTCAAGTTGGAACGCCTGCACCAAAAGCCGCAGGAAGAATTCATACGGATTTCGAGAAGGGTTTCATTATGGCTGAAGTCATGAAAGTTGCCGATTTGATCGAGTTGGGAGATGAGGCTAAG tgcaaagCCGGCGGCAAATACCGTCAACAAGGAAAGACGTACATTGTTCAAGACGGTGACGTCATCTTCTTCAAATTCAATGCCGGAGCCGGTCTTCAAGCCAAGAAGAAgtag
- the ola-1 gene encoding Obg-like ATPase 1 (Confirmed by transcript evidence) produces MPEDERQKYLKEQGVTSNLDKIVHTGYKALQLEYFFTSGEDEVKAWTIQVGTPAPKAAGRIHTDFEKGFIMAEVMKVADLIELGDEAKCKAGGKYRQQGKTYIVQDGDVIFFKFNAGAGLQAKKK; encoded by the exons ATGCCAGAAGATGAGCGTCAAAAATATCTCAAGGAGCAAGGAGTCACGTCGAATCTTGATAAAATTGTTCATACCGGATACAAAGCTCTTCAACTTGAATATTTCTTTACTTCTGGAGAAGATGAGGTGAAAGCATGGACAATTCAAGTTGGAACGCCTGCACCAAAAGCCGCAGGAAGAATTCATACGGATTTCGAGAAGGGTTTCATTATGGCTGAAGTCATGAAAGTTGCCGATTTGATCGAGTTGGGAGATGAGGCTAAG tgcaaagCCGGCGGCAAATACCGTCAACAAGGAAAGACGTACATTGTTCAAGACGGTGACGTCATCTTCTTCAAATTCAATGCCGGAGCCGGTCTTCAAGCCAAGAAGAAgtag
- the wac-1.2 gene encoding WW domain-containing protein (Confirmed by transcript evidence) translates to MAGQPSGSGSESIQIVKLHAFGNWREVQSRTMPGQIYYYNRLTEISTWDKPQEWLDYEARQARLERERRDTTLLSEPEQQSDGNE, encoded by the exons ATGGCGGGTCAGCCGTCAGGATCAGGCTCCGAATCGATTCAAATAGTAAAATTGCATGCTTTTGGAAATTGGAGAGAAGTTCAGAGTCGAACTATGCCTGGACAAATTTATTATTACAATCGATTGACTGAG atttccacaTGGGACAAACCACAGGAATGGCTCGACTATGAAGCTCGGCAGGCGAGGTTGGAACGAGAACGGCGAGACACT actctaCTCTCGGAGCCAGAACAACAGTCAGATGGCAATGAATAA
- the wac-1.2 gene encoding WW domain-containing protein (Confirmed by transcript evidence), whose amino-acid sequence MKLGRRGWNENGETLLYSRSQNNSQMAMNN is encoded by the exons ATGAAGCTCGGCAGGCGAGGTTGGAACGAGAACGGCGAGACACT actctaCTCTCGGAGCCAGAACAACAGTCAGATGGCAATGAATAACTGA